The genomic DNA GTTTCTGCGCTCTAAAATATTGGGCGAACTTCTCAGCGACACTCTCGAGCATGAGGGTGAGGTTTATGGAAATGAAAATCAAATTCTGATGGCTCTGGCGGGTGCATACGATAAGTCGTTGCTGCGCCTGTTTGCTGCCGCCTGTTCTGAGCAAGAGGTCAGCAAAGCAGAATCTCTAGCCCTAGAGCTAAAACAAGACAAAGCATTGAATGCGGCGGCCAAGGTTGCTGAGAGGGCAGAGCTGATGACCCTTGTTAAGAAGGTGAACGACATCAGAGAAGCTCGCTTTGAACAGCAGCTTGGAAATACGTAGCCGATTATGGAGACCAtttctcttcttcgcgTTCTATGACTTCAACCTTCAAGCTTGCGTTTCTAAAACAGCACACAATGAAGTTCAATATAAACTGCGCAGCATATGTCTAGAACACAGTGCGCCTCTCCCAGTCATCTCGCTCAAAGAGCAGTAATGCTTTCCAGCTTGTCTTGCGTGCCATCTTCTAGGTTGTTGCTGTTTCCGTCAAAGCCAGCAAGTATTGTGGTTTTAGGCAGAAAGAAACTCGTTGAATTATGCGCCGCACGCGCTCACACGCTCATGTCGCAGGTGGTGTTATTCAAGTACGTTGCAGCTCTCCCGGCTTTTGCGCGTGTGCCAACAACCGCTTAAAATGCAGCAAAGAATCAGATAAACCAAAAGATGCAACAATTCGCCTCTTTCCGTGTTTATGCTTCGCTTTCAGCCACCTCTCAGGATAAGCCGGGCAATATTGTCATCTAGAGCAGCGATGGATACGCGGCTTAGAAGGCTCATTTTTTAAGTTCATGCGTCGCATAGCCTCTTGTTATGAACAAAAAGTGCTTCCTTATCAACGTTCAAATAATGCCTCGCGGGCTCGGGAGCCGCAAAAATTCGCCAATGTCTTATCCAACTAAGCAGGCTTCCTATCGAGCTTTTAGCTCGCTAGCGAGTACTTCTGAGTattagccgccgagcttATGAGGGCATTTTGTACGTCCATTTATATAgtatgtcacgtgatgaTAGTTTAAAATGCTTCGTCAGTAGCCTTGTAGatttaaaaaatttgatgcTCATCTCAAATGGGTTCAACCATATAGCTGTAGAAACAGAAGTTAACTGACCATGGCTCGAACTAATGTTGAGAACAGGAAGCGCAAGAGATCTGGAGCCCCAGATCCTCGTAGTAATTTGCcagatgaagaaataaCGGAGCCCTCATCTAACGACGAGGGAAGCGATGGAGAGGCGTCCTTGGGTGGAAACGAAAACGAAGAGATAGATTCAGAGGAGGAGTTCCAGCACGAAAATGCGGCGGACAAGAGACGTCGGTTGGCCAAACAGTACCTGGAAAATTTAAAGGCAGATGCCAACGAAGTAGTTCTGCAGGGCGAAGCTCGCGTACAGGAGGATGAAGCGCAGATCAGCGATTATAACAACTTTGATGCACGCGATCTCGACCGCGAAATTGTCGCCTCAAGATTGAAGCAGGACGTCGCGGAGCAGCACGGCCGAATCTATCGTTTTATAGGTGACAAGTTGCTGATTAGCGAGGCAAAGATCTCTTTTAGCAGGGTCGGTGAGAAGAATCTTACTGCAATCAGTTGCTACCAGCCCGTTATCAACAAATTCTCTCATGAGGAATCCCAGAACAAGAGCAAGGGGCGTATGTTTGCCTATACTGTGAGCAAGGACATGTCTTTAACGAAGTACGACGTGACCGATTTCAACGCGCGgcccaagaaactgaagtTCGCCAAGGGCGGCCGCCGCTTTATTCCTGAAAGCAACTTCGAGTTCGAGAACACTACTGAAGGCCACTACGATGAAATTTTGACTTTAGCGGCCTCGCCGGACGGCCGCTACGTTGTCACTGGTGGGAGAGACAGAAAACTGATTGTCTGGAGCACGGAGTCCTTGGCGCCAGTGAAGGTTATCCCCACCAAAGACAGAAGAGGTGAAGTTTTGTCCGTTGTCTTCCGCAAGAACTCTGACCAACTCTACGCTGCATGCGCGGACTACAAGATTAGAACCTACTCTATCAATCAGTTTTCTCAACTCGAGATTTTGTATGGCCATCAGGACCTTGTGGTGGGTATTTCTGCACTAGGAATGGAGAGATGCGTGACAGTTGGGTCTCGTGACCGTACCGCGATGCTTTGGAAGATCGCCGACGAGACTAGGCTAACTTTTAGAGGTGGTGATGACCCGGAGAGACTTGCGAAGAAATGGATCAAACAGCATACTGAGAAGACTGAGGATGGCAGAGAGATTCCACCCAATGACAGCGAAGTTCCCGAGTTTTACGGAGAAGGAAGCATTGACTGCGTAACGATGATAGACGACTCGCACTTCATAACAGGCTCTGATAACGGCAATATTTCCCTGTGGTCCTTGTCGAAAAAAAAGCCAGTCTTCACTGAGCGTGTTGCTCACGGTATTGTCCCACCCCCCTCTCCATTACAAATTTCGGCAGAGAAGGACGAGGCAAAACGTGAAGCGCAACtacaaaacaaacaaatAGCACAGCCACACTGGGTGACAGCCCTGTACGCAATTCCTTACTCCAATGTCTTCATCTCAGGATCATGGGATGGGAAACTCAGGGTATGGAAAATTACCGAGAACGTGAGAGGGTTTGAACTATTAGGCGAGCTTCCTGGTTGTCACGGCGTCGTAACACACATCCAAGCAGTCGAGAGCGGTAAGCACGGCAGAGAGACTTTTCGCGTACTTGCGAGCGTTAGCAAAGAGCATAGACTCGGTAGATGGATGACCAAAATTCCCGGCGCAAGAAACGGGATATTTTCGGCGACAATTGAGCAAACCGGCTTCTAATCCGAGCCGTCATTATAGCATAATAAGATAGCATGTAAGATAGCAACAGATTTTCGACTGAAAGGGCAAACCTTAACATGAGACAGGTTCAGACATTTCCTAGCGCGCTTCTATGATGGGACTATCAGCTCGAGTTAATAGTGTTACAAGAAggtttttcagaagctgCTAGTAAGTATGCACCTTCGGTAGGGATGGTTTTGACAAGCTGCAGCAAGCTGAAAATTATTTTGTCGATGCCGTCGCACCGAAGAGCGCTTGGGGCATTCAAGATATGAGTGGTTTCTTGCCAGCGCGGAAGATGAAAGGCTGCAAGCtctgaaagagaagcattGAGTTTCCGCCCAGGTTGAGGCACCCGTGAATGAGTTGGGTATCACCAATAAAGCATTAGAAAGGGTGTAAATTAGATATTGTTACAGCGGGTTCGCAAATTATCGAATACGTTTTCCGGCCCAGTAGCAGACTGAAAATAGATGAATTCAGTATTTCTGCTTGAtcaaaatgaaaacaagaGCGCTCTACGCTATACTAAGTAGGTACGAACTTCCGTTAAAGCGAAAACTCGGTTTGTTGGCTTGAGAGCATTCAGGCCAAAAGTGTAGATGTACCTCCCAGGCGGGGCCTTTATAGCCAAGCAGCATAACCATTGGTTTGTTTCTAAAGTTTACACATGCAAATTTGAATGGCAGAACCAGTATGTCAGCTCTAGGCGCGGATTTTTGATGGGAGATGGGTACAACTCCTACAGTTGTGTTCTTCCTAATGTTCAGCGCTTTACTTTGCCAACTTTAGAGACAGACGAATgcaaaaaaacaagaaatgCCATTTCCTAGAATCGAACCAGGGTTTCGTCGGCCACAACGACGTGTACTAACCACTATACTAAAATGGCAACTGTTATGGTATGGCAATAATTCCTAAATTTATAACCTTTGTTACTTATCAGATGCATGCTAACCAATAGGTGGAGcaagttgaaaagctgagaCATGCGACGGAAACTGAAACACCTTGATGTTTGACAGCTTATCCCTGGGTCGGAATTGAATTGACTCAAAAGTTGGCCACACCTCATCAATTGTGATGCCCGTATCGCCCATGAGTGAAACGAGAAAGCATTGGCAAAAATAAACTACAATGCCTAAGCATTAAGTTCAAAAGCAAATAAGAATTTGAGCCTTTAGCTTTCCTGAGGTTTCGGCCCCTTGACTTTAGCCTTTGACGAATCATCTTTGAAACCTGTCACATTTATCGCGAACTTTGCACTCAAAGGTTTAATTTTTATGTTTAGTTCTTTCGAGAGGTTATTGAGAGACTACCtaaaaacaacagcaacaaaatGACAGAATTTACTCATAACAGACATTAACTCAATGTGCGCCGCGACTTACTTTAAAAGTTACGCCACAGTCCTTCTGTATGGTATAAAGACTATAAAATGCTTATCTCTCAGCTTCCTTGACGCTTGGTACTAATATTCAGAAAAAAACTAGACTTAAGCGCTGTGAGTAATAAAACTTGCCCTTAGACCTTTTAccaactttcttcaaacaaaaaagcaaCTGATAGAGTGTTTTCTGATCTGGGGTTCGAAAGAAGGGCTTGAGAGGTTTTCACACAATGGCGTTGATCAAGCATGTTGGTCCATGTTTATTCAAGGAACGGTGTTGTATCCTTATCTGGAGCCCCGAACTGTAAGGAATGATCAGCTGAAAGGAACCAAGCCAATCAACCAGAATTTTTTTCGAGAGACCTTGCCTCCGACCGCCTCCCTTTCAATTAATTCTGGTAAAGTTTGAGCTTAGCCGTAAACACACTTCTGGAATTCTCGAGACGGTTGCCCGTTATCAAGCGATTGTGCTTTTAGGATACCATCCCTGAAGACACTAACCCATTTTGGCAAccctttttgagcttcgcGGTTCTTTATCCATGTTCTCAGTAGAGTTAGTCCCTCGTTATCAGCTCCAATGTGAAAGGAAGAGTTAAAGGGCCTAGATATGTACACTGAATTTTTGTCACCGCATCAAGAAAGGACTTCGTGGCCAAGCTGGTTAAGGCGTGCGACTGTTAATCGCAAGATCGTGAGTTCAATCCTCACCGAGGTCGAaatatattttttttgctAAAATTTCTGTTTGAAGCCTTAGTTCATTAGTCCATGAAATGAAACTGCAAAAACTAGCACTAGCAACGGGGTAAAAACCGCAGGGGTATGAATATCAGCAGAAAGCGTCTATTTGTGAATATACATATGGACTGAGTTGATGAATGCAATACTTGTGGCATattatatatatatatatggTTTATGCAGGTTTGTGTTGGCCACAAGTTCATGGCTTCTCCCCCTGGGGATGTGAATCGTTGTCCTCCGATAAGGACTCCGCTTTGTTGTTGACTCCCCACGAGAAATAGTCCCGTCTAACTTCGACGTAGTCATAGGCGAACTCGCCAATCTGGTCTTCGTCCAGGCCGCGCtcctcagcttcttcagaggCTCGCAGCTGCAAGCCTGGGATCTTGTCGATCACGAAGCATATTATGGCTGTAACAGCGACACCATAGCCGAAGACCGCACCAATGTAAGCGATCTGCTTATACATTTGTTTGTAGTTGTGAGTTATCCAGCCACCACCATGCTCTGTGGCTCCGTCCATACCAACTACCCAGTCGGCAGAGAACAAtgcattgaaaaaaagtcCTACAACACCGGCGATGCCGTGCTCCGCTAGGATATCCATAGAGTCATCGACTTTCAGGTAGTACTTTATCTTAGTGGAGAAGTTGCAAACGATTCCTGCCACGATACCTTGGATAACAGATCCATATAAGGTGATGCAACCGGAACTAGGGGTAGCAGCCACCAAACCGCAGATGATGCCAGAACACATACCAACTGTAGACCATTTTTTCTCGAGTCTGAAGTCGAGCAGGCACCAGGTCATGCCGCCGACCGCGGCGCTCAAATTAGTATTCATGAACGCGTATGCGGATTTAAGATTGGGCGTCAGAGATGTGCAGGAGTTGAATCCGAGCCAGCCGAACCACAGCAGAGATGTACCCAGGGTGACCATGGAGACATTGTGTGGCCTGAAGTTTATCAACAGGCTCTCCTTACGCTTGCCGAGAAACGCTGAGTAGACAAAGCCGCCAGCACTGGATAGAATCTCGACCGGCCCACCGCCGGCCCAGTCAAGAACACCCCACCTATAGGCCCACCCGTCGCTCGCCCAAATCCAGTATGTGACAGGGCAATACACGAGCGTTGCAAAACAGAATAAAAACACCATGTGTGGCAAAAGTCTACCTCTTTCCGCGGTACAACCTGCGATAATGCTGAGAGTGACGCACATGAACAGCCCCTGGAACGCCGCAAACGCAATCTCCGGGTACTCGCTGTCCTCTGAGGCTTTGCCGTAGACATTACGGAACCCGAACGAGTCCAGGTTGCCGATAAACTTGTGGTTGTGGGAcgttttcgaaaacgcCAGAGAGTAGCCCCAGAAGTACCACTGAACCATGCCGACGAGCGCGGCCATGAGTACCGCCCATATCTGGGCCAGCGCCGACTTTCTGCGCGTCAGCCCCGAGTACAGGAAGCCCAGCCCCGGTACCATCACGAACACGAGCGCCGCGCCCACTAGTATAAACGCTACCGTCGCGGGTTCGTAAGTCTCCTCCCAAAGCTGACCCATTTTGCGAGAAATCTGACAACTTCGAGGGAAATGCTCAGCCTTGGATCTCGTTTACGCCCTGCCTGCCATTCCAAAGTacccatttttgaaaatcttTCTCTTATAGTACACCTAGCAGAGTCGCGACTTCCTTCCCACTCGCATCTCGACGCCGGCGCATGCAGACGCCTTCCGGGGTCACCCAGCCTAATCTAGGCATCGTAGGAACATACGACCGCTTGCCGATGAGCCACCAACCGCAGCAAACACTGCTCCCAGAGACCCTGTAAAGAGAAAACAATAattctcttccaagttAGCCGGCCAAGCTTACTCTACCGCCGGCCTGCCATTTGGCTTTGATAAGATAAGAACAATCGCCGCCCCTTGGCTACCAATGGAAAGGCGAGCACGGCGCTGGAACGCATTTTTGACGCTTGCCTCTGCAGCTTTTCGCGCAACATTCTCCAATAGCAAGCcctgcttttttttttgtcgTTTTTCCCGCCAGATATCATTTCCGTCCCGTACGCACCCTACGCCGCATCGCGGGAGCGAATTTCCTTCCAGTCGGAAGATGCCTTGCGTTGCCCCGGGACTGAGGCTGCGTGGGCTACCAAAAAAACATGCACGTGATCGGACATATCGCATCAAGAGCATGTGACAAATGATCACGTGCAAATAGCTCTCAATCGATTGGATCCTTTTGTACGGAGATCGCGCTCGCGCCGTCTCCAA from Lachancea thermotolerans CBS 6340 chromosome F complete sequence includes the following:
- the RRP9 gene encoding ribosomal RNA-processing protein RRP9 (highly similar to uniprot|Q06506 Saccharomyces cerevisiae YPR137W RRP9 part of small (ribosomal) subunit (SSU) processosome (contains U3 snoRNA) Rrp9p is an ortholog of the human U3-55k protein the human cDNA partially complements a yeast rrp9 null mutant. (Pluk et al. (1998) Mol. Cell. Biol. 18 488-498.) U3 small nucleolar ribonucleoprotein-associated protein involved in pre-ribosomal RNA processing.), yielding MARTNVENRKRKRSGAPDPRSNLPDEEITEPSSNDEGSDGEASLGGNENEEIDSEEEFQHENAADKRRRLAKQYLENLKADANEVVLQGEARVQEDEAQISDYNNFDARDLDREIVASRLKQDVAEQHGRIYRFIGDKLLISEAKISFSRVGEKNLTAISCYQPVINKFSHEESQNKSKGRMFAYTVSKDMSLTKYDVTDFNARPKKLKFAKGGRRFIPESNFEFENTTEGHYDEILTLAASPDGRYVVTGGRDRKLIVWSTESLAPVKVIPTKDRRGEVLSVVFRKNSDQLYAACADYKIRTYSINQFSQLEILYGHQDLVVGISALGMERCVTVGSRDRTAMLWKIADETRLTFRGGDDPERLAKKWIKQHTEKTEDGREIPPNDSEVPEFYGEGSIDCVTMIDDSHFITGSDNGNISLWSLSKKKPVFTERVAHGIVPPPSPLQISAEKDEAKREAQLQNKQIAQPHWVTALYAIPYSNVFISGSWDGKLRVWKITENVRGFELLGELPGCHGVVTHIQAVESGKHGRETFRVLASVSKEHRLGRWMTKIPGARNGIFSATIEQTGF
- the MEP3 gene encoding ammonium permease MEP3 (highly similar to uniprot|P53390 Saccharomyces cerevisiae YPR138C MEP3 Ammonium permease of high capacity and low affinity belongs to a ubiquitous family of cytoplasmic membrane proteins that transport only ammonium (NH4+) expression is under the nitrogen catabolite repression regulation ammonia permease or uniprot|P40260 Saccharomyces cerevisiae YGR121C MEP1) — translated: MGQLWEETYEPATVAFILVGAALVFVMVPGLGFLYSGLTRRKSALAQIWAVLMAALVGMVQWYFWGYSLAFSKTSHNHKFIGNLDSFGFRNVYGKASEDSEYPEIAFAAFQGLFMCVTLSIIAGCTAERGRLLPHMVFLFCFATLVYCPVTYWIWASDGWAYRWGVLDWAGGGPVEILSSAGGFVYSAFLGKRKESLLINFRPHNVSMVTLGTSLLWFGWLGFNSCTSLTPNLKSAYAFMNTNLSAAVGGMTWCLLDFRLEKKWSTVGMCSGIICGLVAATPSSGCITLYGSVIQGIVAGIVCNFSTKIKYYLKVDDSMDILAEHGIAGVVGLFFNALFSADWVVGMDGATEHGGGWITHNYKQMYKQIAYIGAVFGYGVAVTAIICFVIDKIPGLQLRASEEAEERGLDEDQIGEFAYDYVEVRRDYFSWGVNNKAESLSEDNDSHPQGEKP